The following are encoded together in the Prosthecobacter sp. SYSU 5D2 genome:
- a CDS encoding efflux transporter outer membrane subunit: MPFSPLWSPTSLHKGMLVLSVPLLASCGLFPPLGTKRLKEDVYEMHALAPENWAALPSLPEKASTGWLADFNSPRLSALVTQAIAANPDLTAAAERVQQAYAETIQAGAALYPALTTNYNASRSQSPGDQRFPGLTPIANRFRLPLNMTWEVDFWGRIADERKAAKANRLAAEENFHAARLSLAANTVRTATTLAEAQALLALADENIRTRRMQLGILENQMDRGIEPDRAALDVSLARADLARTEATLKQRQAAVDQTRRALEVLLGGYPAGKEAGMGSLPVLRRSIPAGLPSELLLRRPDLRAAERQLEAAVSRESSAKKAFLPSFRITGESGRTSQDMDNLLVPESAIWSIAGNTAMSLFQGGRLVAGVRLERARYEELLATYKGSALTAFQEVETALAADRFLLDQASSLSRAAEEAERSEKLALGQYEKGLTDVLTLLEASQRAFDARSALIGVQAQRLRNRADLHLALGGEF, encoded by the coding sequence ATGCCGTTTTCCCCCCTCTGGTCACCCACCTCCCTGCACAAGGGAATGCTGGTCCTTAGCGTGCCGCTGCTCGCTTCCTGCGGGCTGTTTCCTCCGTTGGGAACCAAGCGCCTGAAAGAGGATGTGTACGAGATGCATGCCCTGGCCCCGGAGAACTGGGCGGCCCTCCCCTCCCTCCCTGAAAAGGCCTCCACCGGCTGGCTGGCTGATTTTAACAGTCCCCGGCTTAGCGCCCTGGTGACACAGGCCATCGCCGCGAATCCGGACCTCACCGCAGCGGCGGAGCGTGTGCAGCAGGCCTATGCCGAGACTATCCAGGCCGGGGCCGCCCTGTATCCGGCCCTGACCACCAACTACAATGCCAGCCGTTCCCAGAGCCCAGGGGACCAGCGTTTCCCAGGCCTCACTCCGATCGCCAACCGCTTCCGTCTTCCCCTCAATATGACCTGGGAAGTTGATTTCTGGGGGCGCATTGCTGATGAGCGCAAGGCCGCCAAGGCCAACCGCCTGGCAGCGGAGGAAAATTTTCACGCCGCCCGTCTTTCCCTCGCCGCCAATACCGTGCGTACCGCCACCACCCTGGCGGAGGCGCAGGCCCTACTGGCACTCGCTGACGAGAACATCCGCACCCGCCGCATGCAGCTAGGCATCCTGGAAAACCAGATGGACCGCGGCATCGAGCCGGACCGCGCCGCCCTGGACGTCAGCCTTGCCCGTGCCGACCTGGCCCGCACGGAGGCCACGCTGAAGCAAAGACAGGCCGCCGTGGACCAGACCCGCCGTGCACTGGAGGTGCTGCTGGGCGGCTACCCGGCCGGCAAGGAAGCTGGCATGGGCAGTCTGCCCGTGCTTCGCCGCAGCATCCCGGCCGGTCTGCCTTCCGAGCTGCTCTTGCGCCGTCCGGACCTGCGTGCCGCCGAGCGCCAGCTTGAAGCCGCCGTCAGCCGCGAAAGCTCCGCCAAAAAAGCCTTTCTGCCCAGCTTCCGCATCACCGGGGAAAGCGGCCGCACCTCGCAGGACATGGACAATCTTCTCGTACCCGAATCCGCCATCTGGTCCATCGCCGGCAACACGGCCATGTCGCTCTTCCAGGGTGGCCGGCTCGTCGCTGGCGTGAGGCTGGAGCGCGCCCGCTATGAGGAACTTCTGGCCACTTATAAAGGCAGCGCCCTCACCGCCTTTCAGGAAGTGGAGACCGCCCTTGCCGCTGACCGCTTCTTATTGGACCAGGCCTCCTCCCTTTCCCGTGCCGCCGAAGAAGCCGAAAGGTCGGAAAAACTGGCGCTCGGTCAGTATGAAAAAGGCCTCACCGATGTGCTGACCCTGCTGGAGGCCAGCCAGCGCGCCTTTGATGCCCGCAGCGCCCTC
- the fbaA gene encoding class II fructose-bisphosphate aldolase, producing the protein MPVATPAQYRAMLDAAQKGGYAYPAINVTSLPTINGALKAFAESKSDGIIQVSTGGGEFASGTSVKDMALGAIVLAEAVHILAERYDILVALHTDHCHPKNVEKFLKPLLAATKARREAGKGNLFNSHMFDGSELPLEENMRISKELLQQCVELDIILEIEAGVVGGEEDGHDTSGVSNDKLYTTPEDMLVVYETLNGIGRFMFAATFGNVHGAYKPGAVKLKPTILKDGQAAVMGKYGDNAEMDLVFHGGSGTPLEEIRETLDYGVIKMNIDTDTQYAFTRPLVDHMMKNYSGVLKIDGEVGDKKAYDPRSYLKKGEQGLCERMKEACDDLRSTGNTIFGKV; encoded by the coding sequence ATGCCCGTCGCCACCCCTGCCCAATACCGTGCCATGCTTGATGCCGCCCAGAAAGGCGGTTACGCCTACCCGGCCATCAATGTCACCTCACTTCCTACCATCAACGGTGCGCTGAAGGCATTCGCAGAATCCAAGTCCGACGGCATCATCCAGGTTTCCACCGGCGGCGGTGAATTCGCCTCAGGCACCTCCGTGAAGGACATGGCCCTTGGTGCCATTGTCCTGGCCGAGGCCGTTCACATCCTGGCTGAGCGTTATGACATCCTGGTGGCCCTGCACACCGACCACTGCCATCCAAAGAACGTCGAAAAATTCCTCAAGCCCCTCCTGGCCGCCACCAAGGCCCGCCGTGAGGCCGGCAAAGGCAACCTCTTCAACAGCCACATGTTCGACGGCTCCGAACTGCCGCTGGAAGAAAACATGCGCATCTCCAAGGAGCTGCTCCAGCAGTGTGTCGAACTGGACATCATCCTGGAAATCGAAGCCGGCGTCGTCGGCGGTGAGGAGGACGGTCATGACACCTCCGGCGTCTCCAACGACAAGCTTTACACCACGCCAGAAGACATGCTGGTCGTTTATGAGACCCTCAATGGCATCGGCAGGTTCATGTTCGCCGCCACATTTGGCAACGTCCACGGCGCTTACAAACCCGGTGCCGTGAAGCTGAAGCCCACCATCCTTAAGGACGGTCAGGCCGCCGTCATGGGCAAATATGGCGACAATGCCGAAATGGACCTCGTCTTCCACGGCGGCAGCGGCACCCCTCTCGAAGAGATCCGCGAGACCCTGGATTACGGCGTCATCAAGATGAACATTGATACCGACACCCAGTACGCCTTTACCCGCCCCCTCGTGGACCACATGATGAAGAACTACTCTGGCGTGCTCAAGATTGACGGCGAAGTGGGTGATAAAAAAGCCTACGATCCGCGCAGCTACCTGAAAAAGGGCGAGCAGGGCCTCTGCGAGCGCATGAAGGAAGCCTGCGACGACCTGCGTAGCACTGGCAACACCATCTTTGGCAAGGTCTAG